One stretch of Carassius carassius chromosome 18, fCarCar2.1, whole genome shotgun sequence DNA includes these proteins:
- the LOC132092587 gene encoding L-threonine 3-dehydrogenase, mitochondrial-like, producing MPVIRALSNVAKQALLAPACGCQPLTVAIRNISFSPRQVTSGSDASFHSVSFSETDHPKVLITGGLGQLGVGLAKLLRKRFGKNNVILSDIRKPPSNVFHSGPFIYSDILDYKNLREIVVNNRITWLVHYSALLSAVGEANVALARAVNITGLHNILDIAAEHGLRLFVPSTIGAFGPTSPRNPTPDLCVQRPRTIYGVSKVHAELMGEYYHHRYGLDFRCLRYPGIISADSQPGGGTTDYAVQIFHDAVKTGKFECNLKPDTRLPMMYIDDCLRATLEVMEAPVESLSMRTYNINAMSFTPEELANEVQKQLPDLQVTYEIDSVRQAIADSWPMNFDDSNARKDWGWKHDYDLPELVQTMLNFIGSDSRIAQAH from the exons ATGCCAGTCATCAGAGCCCTTAGTAACGTAGCAAAGCAGGCCCTGTTGGCCCCTGCGTGTGGATGTCAGCCTCTGACAGTAGCGATCCGCAACATCAGCTTCTCCCCGCGTCAGGTCACCTCTGGATCTGACGCCAGCTTTCATTCGGTGTCCTTCTCTGAAACGGACCACCCTAAAGTTCTCATCACAG GTGGTCTTGGACAACTAGGTGTTGGGCTTGCTAAACTGTTAAG GAAGCGATTTGGAAAAAACAATGTGATCCTCTCGGATATCAGGAAACCACCAAGCAACGTCTTTCACAGTG GCCCCTTTATCTACTCCGATATTCTGGACTACAAGAACTTGCGGGAGATTGTAGTAAACAACAGAATCACCTGGTTAGTGCATTACAGTGCTCTTCTAAGTGCTGTTGGGGAAGCTAACGTTGCACTGGCACGAGCAGTCAACATCACTG gACTACACAACATCCTAGACATTGCAGCAGAACATGGGCTTCGGCTCTTTGTGCCCAGTACAATTGGTGCCTTTGGACCAACTTCACCTCGAAACCCCACTCCTGACCTCTGTGTGCAGAGACCACGCACTATATATGGCGTCTCTAAAGTCCATGCAGAGCTCATGGGGGAG TACTACCACCATCGATATGGCCTTGACTTCCGCTGTCTGCGGTACCCTGGCATCATCTCTGCAGATTCACAGCCCGGCGGTGGCACAACAG acTACGCTGTGCAGATTTTCCACGACGCCGTCAAGACCGGAAAGTTTGAGTGCAACTTGAAGCCAGACACACGGCTGCCCATGATGTACATTGATGACTGTTTGCGGGCCACGCTGGAGGTGATGGAGGCGCCGGTGGAATCTCTCAGTATGCGCACCTACAACATCAACGCCATGAGCTTCACACCGGAGGAACTTGCAAATGAGGTCCAGAAACAGCTGCCTGATCTTCAGGTCACATATGAGATTGACTCCGTACGACAGGCTATAG CTGACAGTTGGCCCATGAACTTTGATGACAGCAACGCCCGGAAAGACTGGGGCTGGAAGCATGACTATGATCTGCCAGAGTTGGTCCAGACGATGCTTAACTTCATCGGCTCAGACTCCCGCATCGCCCAGGCCCACTGA
- the LOC132092588 gene encoding myotubularin-related protein 9-like — protein MEFAELIKTPRVDGVVLHRPFMPTVEGTLCLTGHHLILSSRQVNTEELWLLHANIDSIEKRFVGSLGTIIVKCKDLRVIQLDIPGMEECLNIASSIEALSTLDSVSLMYPFFYRPLFEVIEDGWQLFVPEEAFKDLESMTDEWRLSEVNKDFSVCPSYPSLLTVPKDIDDESLCKAASFRHGGRFPVLSYYHKKNGMVMMRAAQPLTGTNGRRCKEDEKLINATLCAAKRGYIIDTRTVAVAQQAKARGGGFEQEANYPQWRRIHKAVERSNVLQESLIKLVEACNDQSHSMDRWLSKLEASNWQSNVKEILTTACLAAQCIDREGASVLVHGTEGTDSTLQVTSLAQIILDPACRTIRGFEALIEREWLQAGHPFQQRCAQSAYSNGKPRSEAPVFLLFLDCVWQILRQFPCSFQFNENFLIMLFEHAYASQFGTFLGNSVAERLKLLLSQKTVSLWSWVNRPQELERFLNPLYEPNNLVIWPSVAPQSLLLWEGVFLRWNRSTKCLDEAYQEMVHIIEYNKELQNKVNSLRRQLAQLETEDSPLQTP, from the exons ATGGAGTTTGCCGAGCTGATCAAAACCCCTCGTGTGGATGGGGTGGTCCTCCACCGACCCTTCATGCCCACTGTGGAGGGAACTCTGTGTCTGACGGGACATCATCTCATCTTGTCTTCTCGCCAGGTCAACACTGAGGAGCTCTGGCTGCTTCATGCTAACATTGACTCTATTGAGAAAAG GTTTGTCGGATCCCTGGGAactattattgtaaagtgtaaagaCCTGCGGGTGATTCAGCTGGACATACCTGGCATGGAGGAGTGTCTCAATATTGCCAGCTCTATTGAA GCTCTCTCCACGCTGGACTCCGTGTCCCTGATGTATCCGTTCTTCTACCGTCCTCTGTTTGAGGTCATTGAGGATGGATGGCAGTTGTTTGTACCAGAGGAGGCTTTCAAAGATCTGGAGTCTATG ACAGATGAATGGAGACTGAGTGAGGTAAATAAAGACTTCAGCGTGTGCCCCTCGTACCCGTCCCTACTGACCGTGCCCAAAGACATTGATGATGAAAGCCTCTGCAAAGCTGCTTCCTTTCGCCACGGTGGTCGTTTCCCTGTGCTCAGTTACTACCACAAGAAAAATGGCATG GTGATGATGCGAGCAGCACAGCCACTAACAGGAACCAATGGACGCCGCTGCAAAGAGGATGAGAAACTGATCAATGCCACGCTTTGTGCAGCGAAGCGAGGTTACATTATCGACACACGGACTGTAGCTGTAGCACAGCAGGCTAAAGCTCGCGGAGGAGGATTTGAACAGGAAGCCAACTACCCTCAGTGGAGGAGGATCCATAAAGCAGTAGAGAG GTCTAATGTTCTGCAGGAGAGTCTGATAAAGCTGGTTGAGGCATGCAACGATCAGTCGCACAGCATGGACCGCTGGCTCAGTAAACTTGAAGCGTCCAACTGGCAGAGTAATGTTAAGGAAATCCTCACAACGGCTTGCCTGGCTGCACAGTGCATTGACAG GGAAGGGGCATCAGTTCTGGTTCATGGCACAGAGGGCACTGATTCGACATTGCAGGTGACGTCTCTCGCCCAGATCATCCTCGATCCGGCATGCAGAACCATCCGTGGCTTTGAGGCGCTGATTGAGCGAGAGTGGTTACAG GCCGGTCACCCGTTCCAGCAGCGCTGTGCACAGTCCGCATACTCAAACGGGAAGCCCCGAAGTGAAGCGCCCGTGTTCCTGCTCTTCCTGGACTGTGTGTGGCAGATCCTGCGGCAGTTTCCCTGCTCCTTCCAGTTCAACGAGAACTTCCTGATCATGCTCTTCGAGCACGCCTATGCCTCACAGTTTGGCACTTTCCTCGGAAACAGCGTGGCCGAGAG GTTGAAGCTTCTGCTGTCTCAGAAAACTGTTTCTCTGTGGTCGTGGGTGAACAGACCTCAGGAGCTGGAGCGATTTCTCAACCCACTATATGAGCCCAACAACCTGGTCATCTGGCCGTCTGTGGCTCCTCAGAGCCTGCTGCTGTGGGAGG GGGTATTCCTTCGCTGGAATCGCTCCACAAAGTGTTTGGATGAGGCTTATCAGGAGATGGTCCATATTATAGAGTACAACAAGGAGCTGCAGAACAAAGTGAACAGCCTGCGCAGACAGCTGGCCCAGCTCGAGACGGAGGACAGCCCACTGCAAACACCGTAA